One genomic segment of Synchiropus splendidus isolate RoL2022-P1 chromosome 16, RoL_Sspl_1.0, whole genome shotgun sequence includes these proteins:
- the mthfd1b gene encoding C-1-tetrahydrofolate synthase, cytoplasmic has protein sequence MSAQIISGKEVSAQVRERLKKDVEKMKLQDPNFRPGLVVLQVGDRDDSNLYISMKIKAAAEIGINATHMRLPKTATEEEILHSITEVNENSSIHGLIVQLPLDSIHKIDTEKVTNAVAPEKDVDGLTSINAGKLSRGDLGDCFIPCTPNGCMELIQQTGVSVAGKRAVVIGRSKIVGAPMHDLLLWNHATVTTCHSKTADLAGEVSKADILVVGIGKAEMVKGEWIKKGAVVIDCGINHVPDETKASGKRVVGDVHYASAKEQAGFITPVPGGVGPMTVAMLMANTVLSAKRFLDSHQPGKWSISYTKLNLVKPVPSDIVISRSCVPKPIDALAREVGLLSDEVELYGKTKAKVQLSIIKRLQGQPDGKYVVVTGITPTPLGEGKSTTTIGLVQALGAHMKLNVFANVRQPSQGPTFGIKGGAAGGGYSQVIPMEEFNLHLTGDIHAITAANNLVAAAIDARMFHEATQTDKALFNRLVPLSGGQRKFSPVQINRLKKLGIDKTDPTTLTEEEVARFARLDIDPSSVTWQRVLDTNDRFLRKITIGQSPTEKGHTRECQFDITVASEIMAVLALTSSLEDMRLRLAKMVVATSRGGVPITTEDLGVCGALTVLMKDAIKPNLMQTLEGTPVFVHAGPFANIAHGNSSILADKIALKLVGPDGFVVTEAGFGADIGMEKFFNIKCRYSGLRPHVVVLVATVRALKMHGGGPTVTAGMPLPKEYVEENLELLENGCSNMKKQIENAKHFGVPVVVAVNAFKTDTEAELDLVCSVAKTAGAFDAVRCTHWAEGGAGAVALGQAVQRASETPSNFKFLYDLDLPIADKIRIIAQKIYGADDIELLPEAQHKVELYTKQGFGNLPMCMAKTHLSLSHEADKKGVPTGFILPIRDIRASVGAGFLFPLVGTMPTIPGLPTRPCFYDIDLDPETEQVNGLF, from the exons ATGTCAGCGCAGATCATCAGCGGCAAAGAGGTTTCTGC TCAGGTGAGGGAGCGACTGAAGAAGGATGTTGAGAAGATGAAGCTTCAGGATCCAAACTTCAGACCTGGACTTGTAGTTTTACAG GTCGGGGACCGAGATGATTCAAATCTCTACATCAGTATGAAGATCAAGGCTGCAGCTGAG ATTGGAATCAATGCTACTCACATGCGACTTCCCAAAACtgccacagaggaggag ATCCTCCATAGCATCACGGAAGTCAACGAGAACTCGTCCATCCACGGTCTGATCGTCCAGCTGCCCCTCGACTCCATTCACAAGATTGACACGGAGAAGGTCACCAACGCCGTGGCCCCAGAGAAGGACGTGGATGG CCTCACGAGCATCAACGCTGGGAAACTCTCTCGCGGCGATCTTGGCGACTGCTTCATCCCCTGCACCCCTAACGGCTGCATGGAGCTGATCCAACAGACTG GTGTCTCCGTGGCGGGAAAGAGAGCCGTGGTGATTGGCCGCAGCAAGATTGTGGGCGCCCCCATGCACGACCTTCTTCTGTGGAACCATGCTACTGTCACCACCTGCCACTCCAAAACTGCTGATCTCGCTGGAGAG GTGAGCAAAGCAGACATATTGGTGGTCGGTATCGGGAAGGCCGAGATGGTGAAAGGCGAGTGGATCAAGAAGGGCGCCGTGGTCATCGACTGTGGCATCAATCATGTTCCAG atgagacgAAGGCAAGCGGGAAGAGAGTGGTGGGAGACGTCCACTACGCCTCCGCCAAAGAGCAGGCTGGCTTCATCACACCAGTGCCCGGCGGCGTGGGGCCTATGACGGTTGCTATGCTGATGGCT AACACGGTGCTGAGTGCAAAGAGGTTCTTGGACAGCCATCAGCCTGGAAAGTGGAGCATCTCTTACACCAAACTGAACCTGGTGAAGCCGGTGCCGAG CGACATTGTGATTTCTCGCTCGTGCGTGCCCAAACCCATCGACGCGCTGGCACGAGAGGTCGGTCTGCTGTCCGATGAGGTGGAGCTCTATGGAAAAACCAAGGCCAAAGTGCAGCTGAGCATCATCAAGCGTCTGCAGGGGCAACCCGATGGGAAATACGTGGTGGTCACCGG CATCACCCCCACCCCGCTTGGCGAGGGGAAGAGCACCACCACCATCGGCCTGGTCCAAGCGCTCGGCGCTCACATGAAGCTCAACGTCTTTGCTAACGTGCGCCAGCCTTCACAGGGACCAACCTTCGGCATTAAAG gtggcgctgcaggaGGTGGATACTCTCAGGTCATCCCGATGGAGGAG TTCAACCTCCACCTGACAGGTGACATTCACGCCATCACAGCCGCCAACAATTTGGTGGCCGCCGCCATCGACGCTCGCATGTTCCACGAGGCCACTCAGACTGACAAG GCTCTTTTCAATCGTTTGGTGCCACTCagtggaggacagaggaagTTCTCTCCGGTCCAGATCAACAGACTGAAG AAACTGGGCATTGACAAAACTGACCCGACCACCCTGACAGAGGAAGAGGTCGCCCGCTTTGCTCGTCTGGACATTGACCCAAGCTCAGTCACCTGGCAGAGAG TGCTGGACACCAACGATCGGTTCCTGAGGAAGATCACCATCGGCCAATCGCCTACTGAGAAAGGACACACCCGAGAG TGCCAGTTTGACATCACGGTGGCCAGTGAAATCATGGCTGTCCTGGCTCTGACCAGCAGCCTGGAGGACATGCGCCTGCGCCTGGCCAAGATGGTGGTGGCCACCAGCCGAGGGGGTGTCCCCATCACCACCGAAGACCTG GGTGTGTGCGGCGCTCTGACTGTCCTCATGAAGGACGCTATCAAACCCAACTTGATGCAGACGTTGGAA GGAACGCCGGTGTTTGTCCATGCTGGCCCATTCGCCAACATTGCCCACGGCAACTCCTCCATTCTGGCCGACAAAATCGCTCTGAAGCTGGTGGGACCCGACGGTTTTGTGG TGACTGAGGCTGGCTTCGGCGCCGATATTGGCATGGAGAAGTTCTTCAACATCAAGTGCCGATATTCAGGGCTGCGGCCTCACGTGGTGGTGCTGGTGGCGACGGTCCGAGCACTGAAGATGCACGGAGGAGGACCGACA GTCACCGCTGGGATGCCGCTGCCAAAGGAATATGTTGAAGAG AACCTGGAGCTTCTGGAGAATGGCTGCAGCAACATGAAGAAGCAGATTGAAAACGCAAAGCACTTTGGGGTTCCCGTGGTGGTGGCTGTCAACGCTTTCAA GACCGACACTGAGGCCGAGCTGGACCTGGTCTGCAGTGTCGCTAAAACAGCCGGAGCCTTCGATGCAGTGCGTTGCACACACTGGGCAGAGGGTGGCGCTGGAGCTGTTGCTTTGGGTCAGGCTGTGCAGAGAGCTTCCGAAACGCCCAGCAACTTTAAGTTCCTGTATGATTTAGAT CTCCCCATTGCTGATAAGATCCGAATAATCGCCCAAAAAATCTATGGCGCAGACGACATTGAGCTCCTCCCGGAGGCTCAGCACAAAGTGGAGCTCTACACCAAACAG GGTTTTGGGAACCTGCCGATGTGCATGGCCAAGACGCACCTGTCGCTCTCTCACGAGGCCGACAAGAAAGGCGTGCCTACCGGTTTCATCCTGCCGATCCGAGACATCCGGGCCAGCGTCGGTGCcggcttcctcttccctctaGTTGGCACG ATGCCCACCATCCCGGGTCTGCCCACCAGGCCCTGCTTCTACGACATCGACCTGGATCCTGAGACGGAACAAGTCAACGGACTCTTCTAA
- the c16h14orf28 gene encoding uncharacterized protein C14orf28 homolog, producing MGQVVGFSFNSSSRSPFNREEIGINAIFAREDDIPAEMESGFHVLSDNEDLQTLIAGAEENNLVFERPKTLFEEIRASINNNEEEDRSFWRPVLPWGGVFTIKAGRKALSCIPLYVKISLKNTCTIDGFLMILYVILRDNQGFSRELAVFLGKRFVEHFLHLMDCCDYTTVKMLWIWDRMSKQQYRSAISHAALEIDLFGNEHENFTKNLEDLMSTLQESLCTNWNCPARYQEFLRTTITISPPHELPRRDPIQSAVDEFFCPKLLLCSELGCDGLREFSQRVFSHGPPPFVILNMQQWKSEELSYVPYHLALSGHRYTLEGATLFNQQEHHYSAAFQIDGCWMHYDGLRSDNLILLHKPPELLLLSSLVYVRTSDK from the exons ATGGGCCAAGTAGTGGGGTTTAGCTTCAATTCTTCATCTAGATCACCGTTTAACCGAGAGGAGATTGGAATAAACGCCATATTCGCCAGAGAAGATGACATACCAGCAGAAATGGAGAGTGGATTTCATGTTCTAAGCGACAACGAAGATCTGCAGACGCTCATCGCAGGCGCGGAAGAAAACAATCTTGTCTTCGAAAG GCCCAAGACTCTCTTTGAAGAAATCCGTGCTTCTATTAATaacaatgaggaggaggatcgATCCTTTTGGAGGCCTGTGCTTCCCTGGGGCGGCGTGTTCACCATCAAGGCTGGACGGAAAGCTCTGTCCTGCATCCCTCTCTATGTCAAGATCAGTCTTAAGAACACCTGCACCATCGACGGCTTCCTCATGATCCTCTACGTGATCCTGCGGGACAACCAGGGCTTCTCCCGGGAGCTGGCCGTCTTCCTGGGGAAGCGCTTCGTGGAGCATTTCCTGCACCTGATGGACTGCTGCGACTACACCACGGTGAAGATGCTGTGGATCTGGGACAGGATGTCCAAGCAGCAGTACCGCTCCGCCATAAGTCACGCGGCGCTGGAGATCGACTTGTTTGGCAACGAGCACGAGAACTTTACGAAGAACCTGGAGGACCTCATGTCCACGTTGCAGGAGAGTCTGTGCACCAACTGGAACTGTCCCGCACGCTACCAGGAGTTCCTCAGAACTACAATAACTATCAG TCCTCCTCATGAGCTACCACGGCGAGACCCGATCCAGTCGGCCGTGGACGAGTTCTTCTGCCCAAAGCTCCTGCTCTGCTCGGAATTGGG CTGCGATGGACTGAGGGAGTTTTCCCAGAGGGTCTTCAGCCACGGACCCCCGCCTTTTGTTATCCTGAACATGCAGCAGTGGAAGTCCGAGGAGCTCTCGTACGTTCCCTACCACCTGGCTCTCTCTGGACACAG GTACACACTAGAGGGCGCTACTCTCTTCAACCAACAGGAGCATCACTACTCAGCAGCCTTCCAGATCGACGGTTGTTGGATGCACTATGATGGTCTGAGGAGCGACAACCTGATCCTGCTGCACAAACCGCCCgagctcctgctgctctcctctCTGGTCTACGTCCGAACCTCTGACAAGTGA
- the LOC128747815 gene encoding kelch-like protein 28, with the protein MDEQDQPYMFASLTRPHSEQLLQGLQLLRQDHELCDIVLRVGDAKIHAHKVVLASISPYFKAMFTGNLSEKETAEVEFQCIDETALQAIVEYAYTGTVFISQETVESLLPAANLLQVKLVLKECCSFLESQLDAGNCIGISRFAETYGCHDLCLAATKFICENFEEVCQTEEFFELTRAELDEIVSNDCLKVVTEETVFYALESWIKYDVTERQQHLAQLLHCVRLPLLSVKFLTRLYEANHLIRDDHACKHLLNEALKYHFMPEHRLSYQTVLSARPRCAPKVLLAVGGKAGLFATLESMEMYFPQTDSWIGLAPLSVPRYEFGVAVLDHRVYVVGGIATHMRQGISYRRHERTVESWDPESNTWCSVEHMAECRSTLGVVVLAGELYALGGYDGQYYLQSVEKYVPKLKEWQPVAPMTKSRSCFATAVLDGMVYAIGGYGPAHMNSVERYDPSKDAWEMVAPMADKRINFGVGVMLGFIFVVGGHNGVSHLSSIERYDPHQNQWTACRPMNDPRTGVGSAIVDNYLYVVGGHSGSSYLNTVQRYDPISDSWLDSTGMMYCRCNFGLTSL; encoded by the exons ATGGACGAGCAGGACCAGCCCTATATGTTTGCCAGTCTGACACGGCCGCACTCGGAGCAGCTGCTCCAAGGACTACAGCTCTTGCGGCAGGATCACGAACTATGTGACATTGTACTTCGTGTGGGTGATGCCAAGATTCATGCCCACAAAGTAGTCCTGGCCAGCATCAGTCCGTACTTCAAGGCCATGTTTACAGGTAACCTGTCCGAAAAGGAGACGGCTGAAGTTGAGTTCCAGTGTATAGATGAGACCGCTCTGCAG GCCATCGTTGAATATGCCTACACGGGCACAGTCTTTATTTCCCAGGAAACAGTGGAGTCCCTGCTACCAGCCGCCAACCTACTCCAAGTCAAACTAGTACTAAAGGAGTGCTGTTCTTTCTTGGAGAGCCAGCTGGATGCTGGGAACTGTATAGGCATCTCCCGCTTTGCAGAGACCTACGGCTGCCATGATCTTTGTCTGGCGGCGACTAAATTTATTTGTGAGAATTTTGAAGAAGTTTGTCAAACGGAGGAGTTTTTCGAACTCACGAGAGCAGAATTGGATGAAATAGTTTCCAATGACTGTTTAAAGGTGGTAACAGAAGAGACGGTCTTCTACGCCTTGGAGTCGTGGATTAAATACGACGTGACTGAGCGACAGCAGCATCTCGCTCAGCTTCTGCACTGTGTGCGACTTCCTCTTCTCAGCGTCAAGTTTCTCACTCGCCTATATGAAGCAAACCACCTGATACGGGACGATCACGCGTGCAAGCACCTGCTCAACGAAGCCCTTAAATATCATTTTATGCCTGAGCACCGTCTGTCCTATCAAACTGTGCTTTCCGCACGCCCCAGGTGCGCCCCGAAGGTGCTGCTGGCTGTGGGAGGCAAGGCTGGCCTGTTTGCCACCTTGGAAAG caTGGAAATGTATTTCCCTCAGACTGATTCGTGGATTGGACTAGCCCCTCTTAGTGTACCCAGATATGAGTTTGGCGTTGCAGTGTTGGACCACCGGGTGTATGTCGTTGGAGGCATCGCGACACACATGAGGCAAGGCATCAGCTACAGGAGGCATGAAAGAACTGTGGAGAGTTGGGACCCCGAGAGCAACACGTGGTGTTCGGTGGAGCACATGGCGGAGTGTCGCAGCACCCTCGGAGTGGTGGTGCTGGCTGGAGAGCTGTACGCTTTAGGAGGCTACGATGGACAGTATTATCTTCAGTCAGTGGAGAAATATGTCCCGAAGTTGAAAGAGTGGCAGCCTGTCGCACCAATGACTAAGTCCCGCAGCTGCTTTGCGACGGCTGTTCTGGATGGCATGGTGTATGCAATCGGAGGCTACGGACCAGCACACATGAACAG CGTGGAAAGATACGACCCGAGCAAGGACGCCTGGGAAATGGTAGCCCCCATGGCTGACAAGAGGATCAACTTCGGAGTCGGGGTCATGCTCGGCTTCATATTCGTGGTCGGGGGACACAACGGGGTGTCTCACCTCTCCAGCATCGAGAGGTACGACCCGCATCAGAACCAGTGGACCGCCTGCCGACCAATGAATGACCCACGAACTG GTGTGGGCTCAGCTATAGTGGACAACTACCTCTATGTGGTGGGAGGACACTCTGGATCTTCATACCTAAACACGGTCCAGCGTTACGACCCCATCTCAGACAGCTGGTTGGACTCCACCGGCATGATGTATTGCCGCTGTAATTTCGGGCTCACGTCCCTTTGA